One window of Alteriqipengyuania lutimaris genomic DNA carries:
- the pal gene encoding peptidoglycan-associated lipoprotein Pal, with the protein MNAHFKFAIVLAATASLAACKSGTPEELPPEPGVSQPTNPGTSGPTDGVGTQQHFVNAVNGQNVIYFDTDRYNIDTADAAALQTQAQYLSQYPNLRVTIEGHADERGTRDYNLALGERRANAAKNYLVSLGIAANRVRTVSYGEERPVATASTPEAWAQNRRAVTVVIN; encoded by the coding sequence ATGAACGCGCATTTCAAGTTTGCGATTGTCCTTGCCGCCACGGCGTCGCTTGCGGCCTGCAAATCGGGCACGCCGGAAGAGCTTCCGCCCGAGCCGGGCGTGAGCCAGCCGACCAATCCGGGCACCAGCGGCCCGACCGACGGCGTCGGCACGCAGCAGCATTTCGTGAATGCGGTGAACGGCCAGAACGTCATCTATTTCGACACCGACCGCTACAACATTGACACCGCCGATGCGGCCGCACTTCAGACGCAGGCGCAGTACCTGTCGCAGTATCCGAACCTGCGCGTCACGATCGAAGGCCATGCCGACGAGCGCGGCACGCGCGACTACAACCTCGCGCTGGGCGAGCGCCGGGCCAATGCGGCGAAGAACTACCTCGTCAGCCTCGGCATTGCGGCCAACCGCGTTCGCACGGTGAGCTATGGCGAGGAACGCCCGGTCGCGACCGCCTCCACGCCCGAGGCCTGGGCGCAGAACCGCCGCGCGGTGACCGTGGTCATCAACTAG
- a CDS encoding ExbD/TolR family protein, translated as MAMGVHTQKRGRNAKRAPMAEINVTPLVDVMLVLLIIFMVTAPLMTAGVPVDLPDSRANALPQETDPLDVAIAGDGTIYVGEDAVPQGQLGAALATASEGVSCSEREVILRADRTLDYGRVMGVMGELNRMGCNSISLVTNSSSQSL; from the coding sequence ATGGCGATGGGCGTCCATACCCAAAAGCGCGGGCGCAATGCCAAGCGCGCGCCGATGGCGGAGATCAACGTTACCCCGCTGGTCGACGTGATGCTGGTGCTGCTGATCATCTTCATGGTCACCGCCCCGCTGATGACGGCGGGCGTGCCGGTCGACCTGCCCGACAGCCGCGCCAATGCGCTGCCGCAGGAGACCGACCCGCTCGACGTGGCGATTGCCGGTGACGGCACGATCTATGTCGGTGAGGATGCGGTTCCGCAGGGTCAGCTCGGCGCGGCGCTGGCCACCGCGAGCGAGGGCGTGTCCTGCTCGGAGCGCGAAGTGATCCTGCGCGCCGATCGCACGCTCGACTACGGGCGCGTGATGGGCGTGATGGGCGAATTGAACCGGATGGGCTGCAATTCGATCTCGCTGGTCACCAACAGTTCAAGTCAGTCGCTTTAG
- the tolB gene encoding Tol-Pal system beta propeller repeat protein TolB: protein MTPRTLFSIALATLLVASPNVAFAQNEDLSSPPPAGGEVETVQTEGSEASEDTGGLTGSVSFEGSLDNLQLAIPAFAAERDVATAANARGTAALGEELARVVTADLENNGLFDPTGPDALPKPSYPQITDPVWGMWSMRGAEMLVQGYVRPRADGRLVVGCYLYDVALRDELVRSGWVVPPSDWRRAAHKCADLIYSRLTGESPFFDSRIAYIAETGPKDNRTKRLAIMDSDGANHRFITTGRATALTPRYSPDYRKLMYLSYVDGNPRIYIYDIGTGSQTLVTESANPTFAPRWSPDGRWVLYSMAVNGNTDIYRVSAQGGASERLTTAPGIDVGGSYSPDGSRIVFESDRSGEQQIYMMNADGSDQKRITFFGGRAATPEWSPRGDQIAFTYIPGDFNVATMSPSGGNFRKLTDGWQDEAPTWAPNGRVLQFFRTERNTGRTAIYQVDLTGDNLRRLPTPVDASDPAWGPILP from the coding sequence ATGACCCCTCGCACGCTGTTCTCCATCGCGCTCGCCACCTTGCTGGTGGCCAGCCCGAATGTGGCATTCGCCCAGAACGAAGATCTCAGCAGCCCGCCGCCTGCGGGCGGCGAGGTCGAGACCGTACAGACCGAAGGAAGCGAGGCGAGCGAGGACACAGGCGGGCTGACCGGCTCGGTCTCGTTCGAGGGAAGCCTCGACAACCTGCAGCTTGCCATCCCTGCCTTTGCGGCGGAGCGTGACGTGGCGACCGCCGCCAATGCACGCGGCACCGCGGCGCTGGGGGAGGAGCTCGCCCGCGTCGTGACCGCCGATCTTGAGAACAACGGCCTGTTCGATCCGACCGGGCCCGACGCGCTGCCCAAGCCATCCTACCCGCAGATCACCGATCCGGTGTGGGGCATGTGGAGCATGCGCGGCGCCGAAATGCTGGTGCAGGGCTATGTCCGCCCGCGCGCCGACGGGCGGCTGGTCGTCGGCTGCTACCTCTACGATGTCGCCCTGCGGGACGAACTCGTGCGCTCGGGCTGGGTCGTGCCGCCGTCCGACTGGCGGCGCGCGGCGCACAAATGCGCCGACCTCATCTATTCGCGCCTGACCGGGGAAAGCCCGTTCTTCGACAGCCGGATCGCCTATATCGCGGAGACGGGCCCCAAGGATAACCGGACCAAGCGGCTGGCCATCATGGACAGCGACGGCGCGAACCACCGCTTCATCACGACCGGCCGTGCGACCGCGCTGACCCCGCGTTACTCGCCCGATTACCGCAAGCTGATGTACCTGAGCTATGTCGACGGCAATCCGCGCATCTACATCTACGACATCGGTACGGGCAGCCAGACGCTGGTGACCGAGAGTGCGAACCCCACCTTCGCCCCCCGCTGGAGCCCCGACGGGCGCTGGGTGCTCTATTCGATGGCGGTCAACGGGAACACGGATATCTATCGCGTGTCTGCGCAGGGCGGAGCGAGCGAGCGGCTGACCACTGCGCCGGGCATCGACGTGGGCGGATCCTACTCGCCCGACGGCAGCCGGATCGTGTTCGAAAGCGACCGCTCGGGCGAACAGCAGATCTACATGATGAACGCCGACGGATCGGACCAGAAGCGGATCACCTTCTTCGGCGGCCGCGCGGCGACGCCCGAATGGAGCCCGCGCGGCGACCAGATAGCATTCACCTACATCCCCGGCGATTTCAATGTCGCCACGATGAGCCCCAGCGGCGGCAATTTCCGCAAGCTGACCGACGGCTGGCAGGACGAGGCCCCGACCTGGGCGCCGAACGGCCGCGTGCTGCAGTTCTTCCGGACCGAGCGCAACACGGGCCGCACCGCGATCTACCAGGTCGATCTGACCGGCGACAACCTGCGTCGCCTGCCCACTCCGGTCGATGCATCCGACCCGGCCTGGGGACCGATCCTGCCCTAG
- the tolQ gene encoding protein TolQ, whose product MIAFDLLAAATPAALPAAPTRLEPVELFLDADIVVQAVMAGLLLASIWSWMIIISFATKIGGAKKRAAKFEKDFWASENYEETLDAYRDRDVAPARIAWGAITEWKKSTKGGVKDVRGAQARIAAVMDSHVAEEADRLAGRLNFLATLGSVAPFVGLFGTVWGIMNSFFQIGAQQNSSLAVVAPGISEALFATAIGLFAAIPAVIAYNRFGASVNRYEAILQRFADRFNANLGRELERV is encoded by the coding sequence ACCTGCTAGCCGCCGCGACGCCTGCGGCTTTGCCGGCCGCGCCGACCCGGCTCGAACCCGTGGAGCTGTTCCTCGACGCCGATATCGTCGTCCAGGCGGTGATGGCGGGCCTGTTGCTCGCATCGATCTGGAGCTGGATGATCATCATCTCCTTCGCCACGAAGATCGGCGGCGCGAAGAAACGTGCGGCCAAGTTCGAGAAGGATTTCTGGGCGTCCGAGAATTACGAGGAAACGCTCGACGCCTATCGCGATCGCGATGTTGCCCCGGCGCGGATCGCGTGGGGTGCGATCACCGAGTGGAAGAAGTCGACAAAGGGCGGGGTCAAGGACGTGCGCGGCGCGCAGGCCCGCATCGCGGCGGTGATGGACAGCCATGTCGCCGAAGAGGCGGACCGGCTGGCCGGACGCCTCAACTTCCTTGCCACGCTCGGCTCGGTTGCGCCCTTCGTGGGCCTGTTCGGCACCGTGTGGGGCATCATGAACAGCTTCTTCCAGATCGGCGCGCAGCAGAATTCCTCGCTCGCCGTGGTCGCTCCGGGGATTTCCGAAGCGCTGTTCGCAACCGCGATCGGGCTGTTCGCGGCGATCCCCGCGGTTATCGCCTACAACCGTTTCGGCGCGAGCGTGAACCGCTACGAGGCGATCCTCCAGCGCTTCGCCGACCGCTTCAACGCCAATCTCGGCCGCGAGCTGGAGCGCGTCTGA
- a CDS encoding energy transducer TonB produces the protein MQAKSFSGPDAVALIVAVALHALLVALLLLQGATRAPPPEPERITVNFAEEVGMTSAAPDPVRESQASVAPELGESAPPPIEYAPPPPLPAPVPQPTSAPAPQPRPAPRATSRPQPRPTARASSRPEPRPTSRATSSAPRPEPTREARRSGGSRVGSDFLAGAGESTRSSDTRVPASQVGASARASIAAAISRQLKPHWAPPSGPDAEKIVSVIAWQMNEDGSLAGRPRLVRQTGINDTNRAQAERHAEQAIRAVQLAAPFDLPPEYYNAWKNVSAFSFDWNL, from the coding sequence ATGCAGGCGAAATCCTTTTCTGGCCCCGATGCCGTAGCGCTGATTGTCGCGGTAGCGCTGCACGCGCTGCTGGTGGCGCTGCTGCTGCTTCAGGGCGCGACGCGCGCGCCGCCGCCCGAGCCGGAGCGGATCACCGTGAATTTTGCGGAGGAGGTCGGGATGACGTCCGCCGCGCCTGATCCGGTGCGTGAATCGCAAGCCTCGGTCGCGCCAGAACTGGGCGAAAGCGCGCCGCCGCCGATCGAATACGCGCCGCCGCCACCGCTTCCCGCACCGGTGCCGCAGCCGACCAGCGCGCCTGCCCCCCAGCCGCGGCCGGCACCGCGCGCCACCAGCCGCCCGCAGCCGCGCCCGACCGCGCGCGCGAGCAGCCGCCCCGAACCTCGCCCGACCAGCCGCGCGACATCCTCCGCACCGCGGCCCGAACCCACGCGCGAGGCGCGCCGATCGGGCGGCAGCCGCGTGGGCAGCGATTTCCTGGCAGGTGCGGGCGAGTCCACCAGATCGAGCGACACGCGTGTCCCCGCATCGCAGGTCGGGGCCAGCGCGCGCGCGAGCATCGCGGCTGCGATTTCTCGCCAATTGAAACCGCACTGGGCGCCGCCCAGCGGCCCGGACGCCGAGAAGATCGTCAGCGTGATTGCTTGGCAGATGAACGAGGATGGTTCGCTCGCGGGCCGCCCCCGACTTGTGCGCCAGACCGGCATCAACGATACCAATCGCGCGCAGGCCGAACGCCATGCGGAGCAGGCCATTCGCGCGGTCCAATTGGCGGCCCCCTTCGATTTGCCGCCCGAATATTATAACGCGTGGAAAAACGTTTCCGCCTTCAGCTTCGACTGGAACCTGTAA
- a CDS encoding J domain-containing protein, protein MARPRRSNDWGFPRWRGYEESREAATVRLCDRHGCDERGDCPAPKSPNNPDRWYFCQKHAAEYNSKWDYFEGLEKAEAAERARTEQRDNAGYAEASHYSWGGSGDGTRSADEMRALDALELESDADFAAIKRAWREKAKTVHPDVKPGDKEAAAEFQKLQLAYEVLKAAEARREWHG, encoded by the coding sequence ATGGCAAGACCGCGCAGATCGAACGACTGGGGTTTCCCGCGCTGGCGTGGCTACGAGGAAAGCCGCGAGGCCGCGACCGTGCGCCTGTGCGATCGCCACGGCTGCGACGAACGGGGCGATTGCCCCGCGCCCAAGTCGCCGAACAATCCGGACCGCTGGTACTTCTGCCAGAAACACGCGGCGGAATATAATTCGAAGTGGGATTATTTCGAAGGACTGGAGAAGGCCGAAGCGGCCGAACGCGCCCGTACGGAACAGCGCGACAATGCAGGCTATGCCGAAGCCTCGCACTATAGCTGGGGCGGGTCGGGCGACGGAACCCGCTCTGCCGACGAGATGCGCGCGCTCGATGCGCTCGAGCTTGAATCGGACGCGGATTTCGCGGCCATCAAGCGGGCGTGGCGCGAAAAGGCCAAGACCGTTCATCCCGACGTGAAGCCGGGCGACAAGGAAGCAGCGGCCGAGTTCCAGAAGCTTCAGCTTGCCTACGAGGTCCTCAAGGCCGCAGAAGCGCGGCGCGAATGGCACGGTTAG